Genomic segment of Mytilus edulis chromosome 12, xbMytEdul2.2, whole genome shotgun sequence:
CGTAATTTGAAGTTTATTTTTGTCCAGGCCTTTTATAGTCCAGTCAATTGAGCATAAATTTGACCTTAACCTTAAAGttattgcaacagaagattttttagttttaatctttagcatattataccccaaatatacacagaaaaagtcAAACAAGATCTAATTTGTGGAAGACTAAAAAATCACGATTTTAatattcctatggagatttgcattgaaaatgaGAGATAAGTCtgcaaaaaaaaaggaatatcaaTACAAATTGgaacaaaattataactttaccgtttctattcatcagaatgtattgattcttgatattttagccgTCTATATAGAGAATAACAAACAGCTCTAaaagtgttttcatatctttaatcAAGCTACAACCAAGATTTCaaaattcattagttgaccatttattaattttttcaaCTTGTCATGGTAAAGAATATCAAACttcataaaaataattaagcatatattcttctttttgggctttaaagtttctttaaacaaaGAAGTTGccgaacaaatataatttacagaaataaaccataccaaattttcacattattatttcaaaatggtcATAAAGCAACACATTTGctatttctttaatgaaaaatgtgcaaaaaaaataCCCATAACACTTTGGTTTTGtgcatttcatgagcagaagattatataatatagtcaaaTAGGAACTTATAACCCCGTCAAAGTTTCATACTTTAtgtgaattttaagaaaatcaacaaaaaattgacaacaaaaaaagacttgtttttagttatctcccctttccaatgttaatttccataggaaattaaaaatgctgattttgagctTTCCTCAAGTTaaattttatgggacttttttctgtttatatttgtggcttaatgctatagattagaactaaaacattttctgatgCAATTAGTTCGAGGTTAAAGCTTAATTTGACTGGACTAGTATGGTACATTGTCCATTGGTAAACATCTTCATATTGATCAATTGTACATTGTAATCTATTTTTGATGCACTCCACCATCAACTTCCTGTCTTTgctggaattgagtttttttTCAGTGAATGAGATGTTTTATGGATAACTTTCatcacaaacaaaaaaataaaatggaatgaTATCAAAATTTGATACATAGCTTCACATTCATCAGTTACATGAAGTAAGCCATTTTAATTTTACCATAAGTAacaaagttgcggagggtataatgtttttgacctgtccaTCTGTCTTTCATCACTCTCTCTGTCCGTCCTTCAGTTCTGTTCtcgtcatcacaactcctctgaaaccacacaacagaatttcatgaaactttgaagATAATAAggatgtagatgtgcatatctaCAGGAAATTtcgattctattttttttctaggagtaatGCTCTTTAACTTGTAATTTTTGCCTAAatatacttctgcaacagtttgtcatcgcatttcccctgaaaccacacaacagaattacGTGAAActttgtagatgtgcatattgacaggaaaccatgattaaattttttttctgggagttatgcccctttaacttTGAATTTTCGCTGAAATTTaatactgcaacagtttgtcatcacaactcctctgaaaccacacatcagaatttcatgaaactttgtagttaatgaggacataatatgtaaatgtgcatatccACAAGAAATATTTTATCAGTTGACTTTTGTAGAGTTATGAGTCTTTGACCTTAGGAATCTGTGAAGATTTTGTGTGTCCAGTGAGAATATGGgggcgtggggtatgtgagcatgctcacaaaggttctctAACTGCTGTCCAACTTTGAGGGGGGATATACCTAGTAGTGCTAGCACATGACGGGCATCTTTCATGCTTCAGTTATGTTTACATTGCTTTACATTCATTTATGTTTTGATTCAAATTTTAAGAACTATctgttatttaagaaataattttatttgttggAAATTTTAACATGGCCTTGATATTCCCATTTAAGGTAGTTAATTAAGGATGATAGCCTTGCGCATCCAATCTGCGCAATTTGGAATTATTCATAACCAATATACTTTTGTTATGATTATTggtacaaaatatcaaaaataatatatttgatttgaaaaatacACGAATCATATTGAATTAATGcttaatttgtaaaattgtacattttttggATTTTAcaaaaaagggaaataattcgCATATATTGTGCAGGAGTGCCTTTGTTTTACTTCACTTTCCACAAAATATAAGCAATGGACCAATGTATTAATTAGTAATATTTTATAAGCATATTATGTAAGGCTACTATTCTAGAAAGTTCTTTGACTATATaggtaacaaaatatttatatttttgcagaAAATTACTTTGAAAGTATTATCTCCCCTTTCCTGCCAAACACAAATTACTATATATTTTATGCTGTAACTTTTGACATATCAATTTTTATGACTCTAATTTGAAGCTATCTATTAAATCAACATATACTTAAAAGTTTGAGGAATATTCTTTGTCCTGTTTGAGAGTTATATCACCTTAGTTGTAAAATTTCGGTATTTCCATATCCAGGGTAAAATCAAGAATTTTAAAGGATGATTTCATTTATGTTAACTGTGACATAGGTTGTCAGAACTTAattttgttcaaaacaaatattacacctaaaaacaaaacatgacaagtgGGTTTATAATTCCACAACCAGTACCCTTGCTCCTTCTTTTCGCTACTAGGACCTTGATTGTTGATTATTAATGCATATGTAAAAGGTAAAAGTCCCAAACATGGTCCATTTTTAAAGCTCTGTATCTTTTAAAGTATATCCCTGACCCCAAAGTTTCTTTGCAAATTTTGATTGCTCATTGAACAAAGTTTTATTATACAAAATCTTGTTCACATTATATGGCAATGAtcaagaccccccccccccccccccaaaaaaaaaaaaactaccttaaccCTGAGCGGTAGTTAGTGGTTAAATAATGAATATAAAGGACCAGGTCATCTTAAAATGACAACAAATTAACTTTTTCAGGAAACAATATCTATATAAACAACACATCTTATTGTAATCCACCACAAACAAAAGTATTAAAATGCGCAGCTACGAAAAGTGGTTTATTGAGCATTTAAACAGAGTTTAGCCATAAAGCAATTACAGCAAATCATATTAGAATGCATTACTCGAAATATCAATCATATCACAATATTATGAGTTACATTAAACTTAAAACTTTTGAATGTATAAATGTTGTTTTGATTATCATTTATGTTTGAAGTTGTTATCTGATGTTTTTTTGAATATGCattgatttataataataaacTGTACGGTAATTTCTATGTTGTTGAATTGATTTATATACATTAAATCCTTCAAGGCATAACATTTCCTTGGCTTCAATTTGAGAGTATGGCTGGCAAAGTGAAAAGATTGGTAATCAACAATTACAAAGTTTACCTCTTTATGGAACATCAGTTGAAAGTAAATCATTCAATTGTAAAATATAGTTCATACCCACGGTCCACCCAATTGTAGACAAAAAGCAAATTCTGCTCATGTACCACCCCTAAAGCATACATGATCCGATCATGCATAGTTGCTGAGATATGAACTCAGATGTAAATGTACGGGAAATGTAGGTCACAGTGACATAACTTTGTCTGGATGCAGATGTATCATCCCAATGCATGCACATGCAAGGTCAAAGCATGATCCTATAATGTGAATTGCTGAGATATGAACTTCGATGTAAACTTTAATGTAAATTAAGTAAGTCATTCATTCAAGCGGAAAATGTAGGTCACAACGACTTAATTTTGACTGGATGCTGATGTTTCATCCCTAGCGCATACATGTGCACGCAAGGTTACATGATCCTTCCATGTATAGTTGCTGAGATATGAACTCGGACGTTAACTTGAATGGAGACATAGACGCTTGCACCTTGAGGcgaacaaaaaaaataacttgggCACTGCCAGGCTACGATTACTCTTGagtagtaaaaataaaaaaaatattaggatTGATTAGCAGACTAAATGCATACCGGCATGGGTATGCATTGTAGGGAAAGGAATCGAATATTTCTGGGTGTAACAAAAACATAGGTTATGTACAGTTACTTCCTCTTGTTGTTATTCCCATGTACGACAAACTGAGACATAAAATACTGTTGGCTCACTGTGTTGAAATATATAGTTAGTCATTGCAGATAAAGGGTCATCTTCCCAAGTCTAGCGCTGTCGATCCGCTACTCTGAATAACCAAATGAATCCGAAAACCTTCGACTTCGGAAGAGGGTAAAGGGTAAATACATTGTctataaaagtacattttcacTCACAAGTAAACACAAATTAAAGAGAATGTTTTTGCACATTTTGGATATGTCGGTAATGTTATCCTTAATAAATGAATTGCAATATTTTACATCTTTATCTTTGTCGTTTTGTATTTCCTACCagtaataaattatatttttctataaatctttcttttttctgtgatttttgtcgagcctgcaacttttgttgcagaaagctcgacaaagggatagtgatccggcggcggtgttagctcacttcttaaaaggttaatattttagaaggtgaaagacctggatgcttcatactttgtatattgatgccttatgttacgaagtttccgtcagtcaaatgtccaatgtccttgacctcattttcatggttcagtgaccacttgaaaaaaagttcagaaattttgtaatgttgaattctctattattataagtaataggataactatatttggtatgtgcgtactttgcaaggtcctcatgcccgtcagacagttttcacttgacctcgaccttatttcatggatcagtgaacaaggttaagttttggtggtcaagtccatatctcagatactataagcaatagggctagtatatttggtgtatggaaggactgtaaggtgtacatgtccaactggcagatgtcacctgaccttgacctcattttcatggttgagtggttaTAGTaaaggttttgtgttttggtatgtttttctcatattttatgcaataggtctactatatttgttgtatggaatgactgaAAGgtgtacatagatataggaagatgtggtgtgagtgccaatgagacaactctccatccaaataacaatttaaaaattaaaccattataggttaaagtacggccttcaacacggagccttgtctacctggcagatgtcatctgaccttgacctcattttcatggttcagtggtcaaagttatttttttaagttttggtctttttatctaatattatatgccaaaggtcaactatatttggtgtactgaaatatattatgatctaaatatcagtcccgcaggttttatttgaccatgacctcaatttcacagttcattgcacagtgttaagtttgtgtgtgttggtctatttttcttaaactttaagtaattggtcaactatatttgttgtatggaagcattgttagctgtatatgtctgcctggcatggttcatctgacattgacctaattttcatggtttattggtctttgtttaagccatcttggttaatgttaagtttaagtgacagttgtaataaagctttatacttaggactatcaacaaaatatcaatgattagtaaagaaggcgagacatttcagtgtgtgcactcttgttaataaAATAATCCCCCAAATTGTACCGACGTTACATACCAGCATTTAGTGAGCGAAGTAATCTGAATATTTTCTTATTGTTACTTTTCCGAAGTAATCATAGCCAGTACCTGTAACTTATAGGTTGCCGGGACAAATGTTATACAATCAGTCTGTGTGCAGAAAAACTAGAACCTTGTTCTTAcgatagtgttttttttttttatttcacatacaTATTCTTTGTGACAAGAAATCTCTTttggtaaaattattttttatatcttgCTTAGTTTTATCTACTTCAAAAAACTTTAATCTGCACAATTTACAAGATTACATGACACCGATTACATACCAGTAGTTGTAAAATACACACTTTTCAAATATTCAGACTTCTGTTCTTGTTTATCTTTTCATGAAATTGTTCTTATGTACGAAGCAAATACTTTTCAATAGTTGACACGACTTCTAAATACAACCGACGTCCATCTCTTATTTCTAAAGCTGTGCCTAGTGCACAGAGTTCCTCACGGAGTTCTGCTGGGAATCGTTCAAACTCGTCACACCTAACATGTTGTAATGGGCGAGCCAAGTCATCAGGATCTTGGTATGAGCAGACCACACCTTCATGTTGCTCGATGGGCTTGTTTTCATAAGCTGCTTTGAGGTGCATAAACTGAATTTCGAGCTGGCAAGGTGATCGCTGATGTTCTGTTGAAATCTTCCGCTTGTTAAGTGCCAACACTTCCCTTGTAAGGTTGGCCTGTATTAAGGGTAGAAATACCCAGTGAAGGCACATAATGTCCGTATCATTGTCTGTATTCAGTAAACCATCTCTAGCCATTGAATCAAAGAGTACCTTGAATGGCAATGTCACCCTGTCATTTATAATGCCCCATAATTGTTCAATCGGCTGGTTGTGGACAGAACTACCTACTAATGCTGAACGAGGTCCACGCTTATCAAGAATAGCCTGCCAAATTAGCTCGTTTTCTCCTCCAAAGTCTGTCCTTAATCGAATTGGCCAGTTGAACTGCTCGGTAGCAGCAATAAACCCTCTGTGAACAGTTGTGGCTTTGTTATTATTGGATATATTCATGAACACCACTAGTCTGGTAAACCCATCAATACCTGAAAATTAActgaatatataaataattgaCAATACTGGAAGATACAATTACTGGGAATCCAGTAGTGCCAAAACTGGTATAATAAATGACCCACAGAGGCGAATTTAGGGgacagggggcccgggccccatCCTTTTTGGGGGAAAAAATGGTTGCTGATATAGGGAATCACAGGAGCGGGTCCccacatttctggatccgcctcTGACCCAGTATTGTGACAGTGACCAGTATCGGGATCGTTCTCCTTACCTAACCCCACATcaactatttatttattattgcacTCCTAATTGTAGAGCGGTCAATCTCATCAAGTTATACCATGCATCCACTATTGACAAAATTATACTCTCagcattcaaatattttaaataaaagtacataaataaatgttttaaataattcttaaaattataGAATTTTAATGAGCCATCATACAGCTCAATATCACGACTCACTGAAAAGTTAGGGTTTGTGAAGTACATTGTTATCCCTTTATTCTGCATGTCAAGATTGACAATAATTGAGCATAAACAATCATTTACAAAGGTTTGCTGATGATTAAATCTCACCTTTGATATCATAAACAAagaaacaataatataataaattgtACTCGGTTGAATAACGAATTGTgaaatttaaatatgttatggtggccggatgcggccatttcgTCTTTTCGTGTTTTCGCGTTTTCTCCTTTCAATTTCACccgaaatcgggaaatcgggaaatcatggccagaaatcgagaaagcgaaaacgcgaaatcgagaaagcaaaaacgcgaaaacgcgaaaacgcgaaatagaGAAATCTATTTCATTTCGCGTTTTCTAgatttcgctttctcgatttcccgatttcgcgttttcgcgtttttgctttcttgattattcgatttcgcgttttcgctttctcgatttctcgatttcgcgtGAAAGTGAAAGGAGAAAACGCGAAAACATGAAAAGAcgaaatggccgcatccggccaccataTTATTTTGTCAAGATTTTTAATGATTCCTACGTTACTGAtactttaaaattgaataatagtTATAAATATTCTGTAATCGAGTCTTGGTATTTAGTAGTTTCTATGTAGTGTGATAAATTTGTACGTTACAAGTAAttcttcaaagatcttcaaagtttcaggaataaaaaaaaatgttaatttcatgTTACCAATACTTTGACTTTTTTCGCCTAGCAATCTCCACATTAATGATTTCAAATGCATTCAAAATTCCTTAGATTTTACTACATTTATTTTTCCCGATTTTTGGACCcccaaatagatataggaagatgtgatgtaagtgccaatgagacaactctctatccaaataacaattaaaaaaaaaagttaaccattatatatataaataggttggtgtacggccttcaacacggggcctaggctcacaccgaacatcacgctattaagggccccaaaattaatagtgtaaacccattcaaacgggaaaaccaacggtctaatctatataaaaaaaaagagaaactagaaacgagaaacacgtatatatcacataaacaaacgacaactactgtacatcagattattTAAACGAGAATGATTGAGAACCGGAGATATGGTCCTTAACCAAGAAATTAAAAAAGTGATATATATACGCAATGTAGGTGGTGTCCTGCAACCCAAAACACGTATGCTGGTCAGATATCATGACAGCTCTTTTATGTGTGATGCCCGAGATATTTACCTAAACTAAGAACTTAACTAAAGTCGTTTATGAATAAAATGTAGGTTGCAAAGACCTAATTCATAGTGGGTGGTGTTGCACTACCCAAGACCCATCTACTTGTCAAATGTCATTTGTAAAATGTAGGTCACAATGACCTAGTTTATAGTGGGTAGTTTTGTACAACCCAAGACATATATCTACTGATCAAATATAATTGCTCAACTACTTGAGGTGCCTGAGATATGCACTCGAACCAACAACTTAACCGACGTCATTTTTTATCAAATGACCTAAT
This window contains:
- the LOC139499532 gene encoding uncharacterized protein; this translates as MASTSSLPDENINIDRLQKFLDEDMPITQIAQDFNVCTKTIYRRMKSFGITRIPFSDINDDDLVDIVIEIKQNHPNDGEALLDGHLKARTPPIKIQRWRLRAAIHFVDSAGVQARRTVTIKRRQYSVPCPHYLWHIDGNHKLIKWKMVIHGGIDGFTRLVVFMNISNNNKATTVHRGFIAATEQFNWPIRLRTDFGGENELIWQAILDKRGPRSALVGSSVHNQPIEQLWGIINDRVTLPFKVLFDSMARDGLLNTDNDTDIMCLHWVFLPLIQANLTREVLALNKRKISTEHQRSPCQLEIQFMHLKAAYENKPIEQHEGVVCSYQDPDDLARPLQHVRCDEFERFPAELREELCALGTALEIRDGRRLYLEVVSTIEKYLLRT